One window of the Armatimonadota bacterium genome contains the following:
- a CDS encoding flavodoxin family protein, whose protein sequence is MKVLAVNGSARKDGNTAILIRTAFKELEAEGIETEMMQLAGKRIHGCAACYKCFENLDKQCAFKDDLNPVIEKMAQADGIILASPTCFSDVTAEMKALIDRAGFVGRANEGMFRRKVGAAVVAVRRAGAMHTFDTLNHFFFIQEMIVPGSSYWNIGIGREAGAVESDEEGLRTMTTLGRNMAWVLKKLHQVTA, encoded by the coding sequence ATGAAGGTTCTAGCGGTCAACGGAAGTGCAAGGAAGGATGGGAATACCGCCATCCTGATCCGGACGGCGTTCAAGGAACTCGAGGCGGAAGGCATCGAGACGGAGATGATGCAGCTTGCGGGCAAGCGCATCCACGGCTGCGCGGCCTGCTACAAGTGCTTCGAGAACCTCGATAAGCAGTGCGCGTTCAAGGACGACCTCAACCCGGTGATCGAGAAGATGGCGCAGGCCGACGGGATCATCCTGGCGTCCCCAACGTGTTTCTCCGACGTGACCGCCGAGATGAAGGCCCTCATCGACCGAGCAGGGTTCGTCGGCCGCGCGAACGAGGGCATGTTCCGGCGGAAGGTCGGCGCGGCGGTGGTGGCGGTCCGCCGCGCAGGTGCAATGCACACGTTCGACACACTCAACCACTTCTTCTTCATCCAGGAGATGATCGTGCCGGGGTCGAGCTACTGGAACATCGGCATCGGGCGTGAGGCCGGCGCGGTCGAATCCGACGAGGAGGGCCTGAGGACGATGACCACCCTCGGCCGGAACATGGCGTGGGTGCTCAAGAAGCTTCATCAGGTAACAGCATGA